The proteins below are encoded in one region of Streptomyces cyanogenus:
- a CDS encoding STAS domain-containing protein — translation MPATPRLDVRPLAGRTGFRAAGEVSLRTRGIWERALERAVREDEDVYYLELSALTFVDVAGVGALAHAARSLGGRRRLVLDRPPDAVPRILDLLWPGLPGIEVSAS, via the coding sequence ATGCCCGCGACGCCACGGCTCGACGTGCGCCCGCTGGCCGGGCGGACCGGATTCCGGGCGGCGGGCGAGGTGAGCCTGAGGACGCGGGGCATCTGGGAGCGCGCGTTGGAGCGGGCCGTTCGCGAGGACGAGGACGTGTACTACTTGGAGCTTTCCGCGCTGACCTTCGTCGACGTCGCGGGCGTCGGGGCGCTGGCGCACGCCGCCCGCAGCCTCGGCGGGCGACGCCGGCTGGTCCTGGACCGGCCACCGGACGCCGTACCGCGGATACTGGACCTGCTGTGGCCCGGTCTGCCGGGGATCGAGGTGTCGGCGTCATGA